One window of the Podospora pseudopauciseta strain CBS 411.78 chromosome 4, whole genome shotgun sequence genome contains the following:
- a CDS encoding hypothetical protein (EggNog:ENOG503PAGX; antiSMASH:Cluster_7; COG:S) has protein sequence MADSDDSKSVLPGIPGYDPDNLQPWTLATVVSVTVLSTVSVLLRLWARYIKAQKLWWDDWMIVFSQLWNFVTVGFIFAMYSAGMGIHADKVAMENIVLMAKFLVVAEILYAFNLVFTKMAILFMYYRIFRFPYFKKMAWGISAFIIAWVITITFLFIFICVPVEKLWYPHLPGRCINQVGTWIANAISTIVSDIAILVLPIPQVWKLQLRQSEKIGVTVAFCLGFFVVFASAYRTTVLFTYTNDDPSYSLAPTVGWTAIEMSAGIISANLPTLAPIMSLILTKMGISGSLITGGSGSGSKNGFSSKNNFGGTGGGNLKSTGSVSDRTESGGELRKDGDRAFYRLPDDSNISETALDTGRTATLTRDDTGLRPDHGYAYTVTSRPGKQGDSESMSGDEVPLKGIRVHTDFKQSAD, from the exons ATGGCAGATTCCGATGATTCCAAGTCCGTCCTGCCCGGCATCCCGGGTTACGACCCTGACAACCTGCAGCCATGGACTCTCGCTACCGTCGTGTCGGTCACGGTTCTTTCCACCGTCTCAGTCCTCCTGCGCCTCTGGGCTCGATATATCAAGGCCCAAAAGCTGTGGTGGGATGATTGGATGATTGTATTTTCTCAG TTATGGAACTTTGTCACGGTTGGCTTCATCTTTGCCATGTATTCGGCCGGCATGGGCATTCACGCCGACAAAGTGGCCATGGAAAATATTGTCCTCATGGCCAAgttcctcgtcgtcgccgaGATTTTATACGCCTTCAACCTCGTCTTCACCAAGATGGCCATTCTCTTCATGTACTACCGCATCTTTCGCTTCCCTTACTTCAAGAAGATGGCCTGGGGCATCAGCGCCTTCATTATCGCCTgggtcatcaccatcaccttcctcttcatcttcatctgcGTTCCTGTCGAAAAGCTGTGGTATCCGCACCTGCCAGGCCGCTGCATCAACCAGGTTGGGACGTGGATCGCCAAcgccatctccaccatcgTGTCTGACATTGCCATTCTCGTGCTGCCTATCCCTCAGGTGTGGAAGCTGCAGCTGCGGCAGTCTGAAAAGATTGGTGTGACGGTGGCTTTCTGCTTGGGTTTCTT CGTCGTTTTTGCCTCGGCGTACCGAACCACGGTGCTTTTCACCTACACCAATGACGACCCATCGTACTCCCTCGCACCGACTGTCGGCTGGACCGCCATCGAAATGTCTGCAGGCATCATCTCAGCAAACCTGCCCACCCTCGCCCCCATCATGAGCCTGATCTTGACAAAGATGGGCATCTCGGGATCCCTCATCAcaggcggcagcggcagcggaaGCAAGAACGGCTTTTCCTCCAAGAACAACTTCGGCGGCACTGGTGGAGGCAACTTGAAGTCGACGGGGTCAGTCAGCGACCGGACTGAGTCTGGCGGCGAGCTGCGAAAAGACGGCGACAGAGCCTTTTACCGTCTGCCCGACGACTCAAATATCAGCGAGACGGCACTCGACACTGGAAGGACGGCGACGCTCACCCGCGACGATACTGGGTTGCGGCCGGATCATGGCTATGCTTATACGGTAACGAGTCGACCAGGGAAACAGGGGGACAGTGAGAGCATGAGTGGAGACGAGGTTCCCTTGAAGGGAATCAGGGTGCACACGGATTTCAAGCAGTCAGCAGACTAA
- a CDS encoding hypothetical protein (antiSMASH:Cluster_7): MSEQSFGLADVDGKLQIVATGRDTAGCWVTVSESDETWNIGAAAATRQLLDNTPVWKARRLDAELMVENEYLPRLWQSHLIPSLGHLPVANLGIGVKLSLGVEALRR, from the exons ATGTCGGAGCAGTCCTTTGGGTTGGCCGATGTTGATGGAAAGTTACAAATTGTGGCTACGGGAAGAGATACGGCAGGGTGTTGGGTCACAGTCTCGGAGAGCGACGAGACGTGGAATATTGGGGCAGCCGCGGCTACCAGGCAACTTCTCGACAA CACGCCTGTCTGGAAGGCTCGGCGGCTCGATGCCGAACTCATGGTCGAGAATGAGTACCTGCCGAGACTGTGGCAATCGCACTTAATACCTTCACTAGGGCACCTACCAGTGGCGAACTTGGGCATAGGGGTAAAGCTGTCGCTGGGGGTCGAGGCGCTGAGACGGTAG
- a CDS encoding putative NRPS-like protein biosynthetic cluster (EggNog:ENOG503NTWI; antiSMASH:Cluster_7; COG:Q; SMCOG1002:AMP-dependent synthetase and ligase) codes for MLSPTVLVDRLAVDKPDDVWAKIPVTPFQGEAGWEDITFSLLKNAVDATSDFIVRKFGPGETEEVLAYMGINDIRYPFVILGALKAGYRTLSPSPRNSKQGNLALLRTTKCSKFLCSGEFFSHIAKLSTSMPSLQMLQIPTVDELLMPFTPASTTPKGRASYSDHETLIILHTSGTTGLPKPIHIKAGVFSTFETITSIPTPPGRTSTHCSLLLTRLVLSVTPFFHIFGINFLLRALHYQKPIVLLPADKPPTAELILECIVKTKPSALASAPSMIEDICRLPTGLSVLSTLDFVFYGGAPLAEACGNQISEVTSLYNGIGSTEAFFMPTLRLQDPKDWQYFEWNLEAGMVMEPTEENPNLAEAVIKRRPDGKYQFAFWNFPELQEWRTHDLFEEHPTKKGLWKFVGRLDDIIVLSNGEKVNPVAFEKIVDGHPWVQGALMLGAGHFQAGILIEPSKNHQGDDKDEFIDKIWPVIEEANAEYPAYARVWRSTIMLTKPEKPFKRASKGSMMRQATCKLYETEIEELYKTQEMAVEESDAAGQSNDDVQELVRKTVRSVLGSRAARLTDDANIFQLGADSLQALQLSRILTSSRLKCNAKTVYDNPTVVQLAKAVSASKKDQSPENAVSREERMSAMIYRHSRFPKLASPPSPPKSPPATFNVLLIGSTGSLGSYILKELLDTPDLSRIFCLNRSVNTRERQQKSFDDRGLGSISPSRVQYFTGETSAPNFGLEFPHDFASLQQQTDMIIINAWPVNFNSTLEAFEPVIAGTKQCADFSSGSPRKPHIVFISSVASILNWAAVRHIPEDGSEIIIGEDWDPDNSLPAKQGYGESKHVAASILSNALHAGHINSVAVLRVGQLAGAAEKSGVWNRQEWLPSLLKTSTATLHLPSSLLSPIDWVPTDLAARAVVDLSLSSYHRSTATVQTFNLVNPHTISWSFLVPGIQEFYSPTRNIRIIPYTHWVDELKRISPTATDEQIEQMPALKLLDFFEGLNKAPAASTGGEERKQVEVRFATGHAVAKSKAMAGMGAINGRMMRKWMEEWGF; via the exons ATGTTGTCCCCTACCGTCCTTGTCGACCGTCTGGCCGTAGACAAACCGGACGACGTGTGGGCCAAAATCCCCGTGACTCCATTCCAAGGTGAAGCCGGCTGGGAGGACATCACCTTTTCCCTCCTCAAAAATGCCGTCGACGCGACGTCCGATTTCATCGTCCGGAAATTTGGGCCAGGAGAGACTGAGGAGGTGCTTGCTTACATGGGTATTAATGATATCCGGTACCCCTTTGTCATTCTCGGCGCCCTCAAGGCAGGCTACAGGACCCTTTCACCGTCACCCCGTAACTCAAAACAGGGGAATTTGGCGCTCCTCAGGACAACAAAATGCTCAAAGTTTCTTTGCTCGGGGGAATTCTTTTCTCATATCGCCAAGTTGTCGACATCCATGCCGAGCCTCCAAATGCTCCAGATCCCAACCGTCGACGAACTTCTCATGCCGTTCACCCCCGCTTCGACAACTCCAAAGGGACGGGCTAGCTACTCAGACCATGAGACTCTCATAATCCTCCACACAAGCGGCACAACCGGCCTCCCCAAGCCCATCCACATCAAGGCCGGCGTCTTTTCCACCTTTGAGACGATCACATCGATCCCCACCCCGCCAGGCCGCACCAGCACCCACtgttctctcctcctcacccgccTCGTCTTATCCGTGACTCCCTTTTTCCACATCTTTGGCATAaacttcctcctccgtgCCCTCCACTACCAAAAGcccatcgtcctcctcccagccGACAAGCCACCCACAGCGGAGCTTATCCTGGAATGTATCGTCAAGACCAAGCCCAGCGCCCTTGCCTCGGCCCCTTCTATGATAGAGGACATCTGCCGCCTCCCGACTGGCCTCTCCGTCCTCTCCACTCTGGACTTTGTGTTTTACGGTGGCGCCCCTCTGGCAGAAGCGTGCGGGAACCAAATCTCAGAGGTGACTTCCCTCTACAACGGCATCGGATCCACCGAGGCCTTCTTCATGCCTACGCTCCGGCTCCAAGACCCCAAAGACTGGCAGTATTTCGAGTGGAACCTAGAGGCTGGCATGGTGATGGAGCCGACGGAGGAGAACCCCAACTTGGCAGAGGCGGTGATCAAGCGGCGTCCAGATGGCAAGTACCAGTTTGCCTTTTGGAACTTTCCGGAATTGCAAGAATGGCGGACTCATGACCTGTTTGAGGAGCATCCCACCAAGAAGGGGCTGTGGAAGTTCGTCGGGAGGCTGGATGATATCATTGTCTTGAGTAACGGAGAAAAGGTCAACCCCGTGGCGTTTGAGAAGATTGTTGATGGCCATCCGTGGGTTCAGGGGGCTTTGATGCTTGGCGCGGGACATTTCCAAGCAGGGATACTGATTGAGCCATCAAAGAATCATCAGGGTGATGACAAGGACGAGTTTATCGACAAGATCTGGCCGGTGATCGAGGAGGCCAACGCCGAGTATCCTGCGTATGCGAGAGTGTGGAGGTCAACAATTATGTTGACCAAGCCAGAAAAGCCGTTCAAACGAGCTTCCAAAGGCTCCATGATGAGACAGGCGACGTGTAAGCTGTACGAAACCGAGATCGAGGAGCTTTACAAGACGCAGGAAATGGCCGTCGAGGAATCTGATGCAGCAGGCCAAAGCAATGATGATGTTCAAGAACTTGTTCGGAAAACCGTCCGCTCTGTCCTCGGAAGTCGGGCGGCAAGGCTGACTGATGATGCCAATATTTTCCAACTGGGCGCCGACTCGTTGCAGGCATTGCAGCTTAGCCGTATCTTGACTTCGTCTCGCCTTAAATGCAACGCCAAAACAGTCTATGACAATCCGACTGTCGTCCAGTTAGCAAAGGCAGTTAGTGCTTCTAAAAAAGACCAAAGCCCTGAGAATGCGGTCTCCCGCGAAGAGCGCATGTCAGCCATGATCTACCGCCACTCGCGCTTCCCGAAGTTggcatcacccccctcacctcccaagtCACCGCCCGCAACCTTCaacgtcctcctcatcggctCGACCGGATCGTTGGGAAGTTACATTCTCAAAGAGCTCCTAGACACACCGGACCTATCCCGGATCTTCTGCCTCAATCGCTCTGTGAACACCCGAGAGCGTCAACAAAAGTCCTTTGACGATCGTGGTCTTGGTTCCATCTCCCCGTCCCGAGTCCAGTACTTCACAGGTGAAACCTCGGCGCCCAACTTTGGCCTCGAGTTCCCTCATGACTTCGCCTCTCTCCAGCAGCAAACCGAcatgatcatcatcaatgCCTGGCCCGTCAACTTCAACAGCACACTCGAGGCTTTTGAGCCCGTCATCGCCGGCACAAAGCAGTGCGCCGACTTTTCTTCAGGCTCCCCTCGCAAACCTCACATCGTgttcatctcctccgtcgCAAGCATCCTCAACTGGGCTGCCGTTCGCCACATCCCCGAAGACGGCAGCGAGATCATCATCGGCGAAGACTGGGACCCAGACAACAGCCTCCCGGCCAAACAGGGATATGGCGAGTCAAAACACGTCGCGGCATCCATCTTATCCAACGCCCTCCACGCAGGCCACATCAACTCGGTCGCCGTCCTCCGAGTCGGCCAGCTCGCCGGAGCAGCTGAAAAGTCCGGTGTTTGGAACCGACAAG AATggctcccctccctcctcaaaacctccaccgcaaccctccacctcccctcctccctcctctcccccatcgACTGGGTCCCCACCGACCTCGCCGCCCGCGCCGTCGTcgacctctccctctcctcctaTCACcgctccaccgccaccgtccAAACCTTCAACCTCGTCAACCCCCACACAATCTCCTGGTCCTTCCTCGTCCCCGGAATCCAAGAGTTCTACTCTCCCACCCGCAACATCAGAATAATCCCCTATACCCACTGGGTCGACGAGCTGAAGCGTATTAGCCCCACAGCCACCGATGAGCAGATCGAGCAGATGCCCGCGTTGAAACTCCTCGACTTCTTCGAGGGATTAAACAAGGCACCTGCTGCCAGCACAGGCGGAGAGGAGCGCAAGCAGGTCGAGGTGAGGTTCGCGACGGGACACGCCGTGGCAAAGAGCAAGGCGATGGCGGGGATGGGTGCGATCAACGgtcggatgatgaggaagtgGATGGAAGAATGGGGATTTTAA
- a CDS encoding hypothetical protein (COG:S; EggNog:ENOG503P00F; antiSMASH:Cluster_7) yields MADAGELPEYKLYDYDPNLPANVVFTVLFSIVTIGQFYFLIRKRTWYFLAFAIACLFEAVGYAARCVAVKEAPNFTLTPFLIQTLLILLAPALMAASIYMVLGRLIRLLDAHEYAIVRTNWLTKIFVVGDVLSFMTQSAGGGLMAQAKTPDAMKQAEGIVLGGLAIQIVFFGMFIVTTIIFHRRILKRPTERSLRVEGPWRQLILALYISSVLIMVRSIFRMIEFGAGKQSILMQKEVFLLALDGVLMFLVGVVFLWKFPGDVLVGYKEVWQTTDEETLGSRGEGIPMVAGGKTAYQGVRSGEHGRYSTSVR; encoded by the exons ATGGCCGATGCAGGGGAACTTCCAGAGTACAAACTCTACGACTACGATCCCAACCTACCCGCCAATGTTGTGTTCACCGTCCTGTTTTCGATCGTCACCATCGGCCAGTTCTACTTTTTGATCCGCAAGCGAACATGGTACTTTCTCGCTTTTGCGATTGCCTGTCTGT TCGAAGCAGTAGGCTATGCCGCGCGTTGCGTTGCCGTTAAAGAAGCTCCGAACTTCACACTCACCCCGTTCCTGATACAAACCCTGCTCATCTTGCTCGCCCCAGCGCTGATGGCAGCGTCTATCTACATGGTGCTCGGGAGGTTGATCAGACTTCTAGACGCACACGAGTACGCAATTGTGCGGACAAACTGGCTGACCAAGATATTTGTTGTGGGGGACGTGTTGAGTTTCATGACGCAGAGCGCTG GTGGAGGATTGATGGCCCAAGCCAAGACGCCGGATGCCATGAAGCAAGCTGAAGGGATTGTGCTCGGTGGCCTTGCGATTCAGATTGTGTTCTTCGGCATGTTCATCGTCACAACGATCATATTCCACAGAAGAATTTTGAAGCGTCCAACCGAGAGAAGCCTGAGGGTGGAAGGGCCGTGGCGGCAGCTGATTCTGGCGCTGTACATCAGCTCGGTCTTGATCATGGTCAGGTCAATTTTCAGGATGATTGAGTTCGGGGCGGGAAAACAAAGCATCCTGATGCAAAAGGAAGTTTTCTTGTTGGCCCTGGATGGAGTGCTGATGTTCTTGGTCGGAGTGGTATTTCTGTGGAAGTTTCCGGGGGATGTTTTGGTGGGGTATAAGGAGGTGTGGCAGACGACAGATGAAGAGACGCTGGGGAGTCGCGGAGAGGGGATTCCCATGGTGGCTGGAGGTAAAACCGCATATCAAGGGGTACGGAGCGGAGAACACGGGAGGTACTCCACCTCAGTCCGGTAG
- a CDS encoding hypothetical protein (antiSMASH:Cluster_7; COG:C; SMCOG1072:dehydrogenase; EggNog:ENOG503P03J), which translates to MFSANQTPEGFKKDTVRNVESTAKFVWNLATWDLREKVNASAQQFPFEVDEFEHVGLEKEFSSCLPGDVQNPVPMVRESPVKFECSYHSTLRLPGASVMGGVDLVIGKVEGVHIADWALSKEGKLDIGKTKPIARCGYYDYVVLDKTFEMVIPGGDKAILAGLEGNAEQARQSMGRPPDEQTLPLPKSRLRSGSDTGRQAPHVPLATAANDLFGNIDPSLTTFGKLSHRLPVSVYLMLQLPLRPCFYIFKSFAQPSLASITKTRAFSPSSPANMKLLYPTSLVLDPAKITGFPTLTLHPYDVKSPTLPSEHHDAEILVTWANSKDNLTYAVKNLKDLKWIQSLAAGPNDVLSAGFDASKVKITTGSGLHDKTVAEHALGLLLNAARRFYEMRDYQLQGKWPGHLGGPQPDREKGTFRTLRDARVTIWGFGNIAKSLTPHLVALGATVKGLARSKGVRDGIEVFGEDSLEDILKETDALVMILPGDASTKHALNRERLGYLPNHAWVVNVGRGTSIDEDALFEALEGEQIGGAALDVFETEPLPEGNKLYGAKNLILSPHAAGGRPQGAEELIVENMRKFLGGQELKNII; encoded by the exons ATGTTTTCTGCCAACCAAACGCCCGAAGGCTTCAAGAAAGACACTGTGCGCAACGTGGAGTCGACGGCCAAGTTTGTGTGGAACCTGGCGACATGGGATCTCAGGGAAAAGGTCAACGCTTCGGCTCAGCAGTTCCCTTTTGAAGTGGACGAGTTTGAGCACGTAGGTTTGGAAAAGGAGTTTAGTTCTTGTCTGCCGGGTGATGTCCAGAACCCGGTTCcgatggtgagggagagtCCGGTCAAATTTGAGTGCAGTTATCACTCAACATTGCGACTGCCGGGAGCGTCGGTGATGGGGGGTGTGGACTTGGTGATTGGAAAGGTCGAAGGGGTGCACATTGCGGACTGGGCCTTGTCGAAAGAGGGGAAGCTGGATATTGGCAAGACGAAACCCATCGCGCGGTGTGGTTATTACGACTATGTGGTCTTGGACAAGACTTTTGAGATGGTCATCCCTGGAGGAGATAAGGCAATTCTGGCGGGGCTGGAGGGCAACGCGGAGCAGGCACGGCAAAGCATGGGCCGACCTCCTGACGAACA AACCCTTCCACTGCCGAAATCCCGACTCCGCTCCGGCTCCGACACCGGCCGGCAAGCTCCACACGTCCCACTGGCAACGGCCGCCAATGATTTGTTTGGCAACATCGACCCCTCACTCACGACATTTGGGAAGCTCAGTCATCGACTTCCAGTTTCAGTCTACCTAATGCTCCAGCTGCCTCTTCGTCCCTGCTTCTACATCTTCAAATCCTTTGCCCAACCATCACTCGCATCTATAACCAAAACCAGAGccttctctccctcatccccagcAAACATGAAGCTCCTCTATCCAACTTCCTTGGTACTCGACCCCGCCAAAATAACCGGcttccccaccctcaccctccacccctaCGATGTCAAATCCCCCACTCTCCCCTCCGAGCACCATGACGCCGAGATCCTAGTCACCTGGGCCAACTCCAAAGACAATCTCACCTACGCGGTCAAGAACCTCAAGGACCTGAAATGGATCCAGTCCCTCGCCGCCGGTCCCAATGACGTCCTCTCGGCCGGGTTTGACGCCTCCAAGGTCAAGATCACCACCGGCTCTGGGCTGCACGACAAGACGGTTGCCGAACACGCCCTGGGCTTGTTGCTCAATGCCGCGAGAAGGTTCTATGAGATGAGGGATTACCAACTGCAAGGGAAGTGGCCTGGTCACCTTGGTGGTCCGCAGCCAGATCGGGAGAAGGGTACCTTCAGAACACTGAGAGATGCCAGAGTAACAATTTGGGGATTCGGCAACATTGCCAAGTCACTGACACCGCATCTTGTGGCTTTGGGCGCGACTGTCAAGGGGCTGGCGAGGAGCAAGGGAGTGAGGGATGGGATTGAGGTGTTTGGTGAGGATTCGTTGGAGGACATCTTGAAAGAAACGGATGCATTGGTGATGATTCTGCCGGGGGATGCCTCGACGAAACATGCTTTGAACAGGGAGAGGCTGGGGTACTTGCCAAACCATGCGTGGGTGGTGAATGTGGGGAGAGGAACGTCGATTGACGAGGATGCGTTGTTCGAGGCTTTGGAAGGGGAACAAATTGGGGGAGCGGCGTTGGATGTGTTTGAGACTGAACCGTTACCAGAGGGCAACAAATTGTATGGTGCCAAGAATTTGATTCTGTCGCCACATGCTGCTGGTGGGCGGCCACAGGGTGCTGAGGAGTTGATTGTGGAGAACATGAGGAAATTCTTGGGAGGTCAGGAGTTGAAGAATATTATCTGA
- a CDS encoding hypothetical protein (EggNog:ENOG503NVCC; COG:U; COG:Y; antiSMASH:Cluster_7): MDKQTLVGLLVDSQVPDTQRVKAVTAELQQNYFKDPQSLLLLIEIVATHEDPNVRQLASVQAARLAVKHWEKVAAEQKGQVREALVQAVMREQLARARHAESRLVAAIAALDLEDGQWPDLVPSLLNLGANADVTQREIGSFIIMSVLEENPVAFADDMMKLLELFSHTLRDSASAEVRINSMMSVGAMLMLFEPLEDEESVAKLQTLIPAMVDVLKDAVTAQDDEKITNAFEVFQQFLAYESALLGNYLRDLVQFMVDLAANKQADDDVRSQAISFLVQTVRYRRMKIQGMKGMGEQLTQKSLLILTEIDDDEDEDEMSPARSALSLLDALSSDLPPRQVIVPLLDALPQMTSHAEPGFRKAGVLALGNVVEGSPDFVASQIESIMPSVIALLNDNDVGVRHTALIGLAHLADEIAEELIPFNEAIMTGLVKNLQAATAETQDQSLAKKNIEIIRSVCGALDAMSDALESDFMKQYSGELIGLIGGLINHDNHKVKIAASGALGAIAESLGSDFKPSFETIVRALAPYLQIKSSEDDLAVRSGVLDAMARMAVSVGAEAFQPYVVDIMQSSHEGLHLDNTRLRESSFILWSSLAKVYGKEFAPFLPDVFQALFNSLQLEEEEMVLKLSEEEKGIVGTDDDIIAAGKKIKIKDLEDEESFMEEDDDDDEWDEIGVSLEALEKEVALEILGDLLTHACGPAEIAQYLEKSIEMVAPLAEHSYEGCRKCAISTLWRAYARVWQLMEQETGSSWEPGLPLKQAPTQTIVKLGEIVTKATSAIWQQEADRSVVTDINRNVAATLKTCGPAIIADNVFLTETITAVGAIITRSHPCQQDLGDDDEEQEVLGSSEYDWLVIDTALDVVIGLAIALGPDFNELWKIFEKPILKFAGSEAENIERSTGVGVIAECAANMGETVTPYTEKLLKLLLKRLSDTDQETKSNAAYAVGQLIFSSTASNIYLPHYQTILQKLEPMLQIPEARIKDNAAGCLCRMIMAHADQVPLPHVLPALVGLLPLKEDFEENTPVYQCISKLFELNEPTIQGLAPQLIPVFEAVLSPPADQLDDETREIVRHMVQGLFKLNQGLFNNHPTVLQLAGLA; the protein is encoded by the exons ATGGACAAGCAAACGTTGGTGGGCCTCCTCGTGGACTCACAAGTCC CCGATACCCAGAGAGTCAAGGCCGTCACGGCTGAGCTCCAACAAAACTACTTCAAAGACCCCCAgtcgctcctcctcctgatcGAGATTGTTGCGACACACGAGGACCCCAATGTTCGGCAGCTCGCCTCGGTCCAGGCCGCCCGCCTGGCCGTCAAGCACTGGGAAAAGGTCGCCGCAGAACAGAAGGGCCAGGTCCGCGAGGCTCTCGTCCAGGCTGTCATGAGAGAGCAGCTCGCCAGAGCCCGCCATGCCGAGTCCCGTCTCGTCGCCGCCATCGCTGCCCTTGATCTGGAGGATGGCCAGTGGCCCGACCTGGTGCCTTCGCTGCTCAACTTGGGCGCCAACGCCGATGTCACACAGCGCGAGATTGGctccttcatcatcatgagtGTTCTCGAGGAGAACCCAGTCGCGTTTGCCGACGACATGATGAAGTTGCTCGAGCTTTTCAGCCATACCCTTCGTGACTCGGCCAGCGCAGAGGTTCGCATCAACAGCATGATGTCGGTTGGCGCTATGCTCATGCTCTTCGAGCCtctcgaggatgaggagagcgTCGCCAAGCTCCAGACCCTCATCCCCGCCATGGTGGATGTGCTCAAGGATGCTGTCACGGCCCAGGACGATGAGAAGATAACCAACGCCTTCGAGGTCTTCCAGCAATTCCTGGCTTATGAGTCCGCGTTACTTGGCAATTATCTCAGGGACCTGGTCCAGTTCATGGTCGATCTCGCGGCCAACAAGCAGGCGGACGATGACGTTCGCTCCCAGGCCATCTCCTTCCTGGTTCAGACTGTTCGCTACCGCCGCATGAAGATCCAAGGCATGAAGGGCATGGGCGAGCAGCTCACACAAAAGAGCTTGTTGATCCTCACCGAGattgacgatgacgaggatgaggacgagatGTCCCCTGCCCGCTCTGCTCTCTCCTTGTTGGACGCACTGTCGAGtgatctccctcctcgccaagtCATTGTCCCTCTGCTTGATGCGCTTCCACAGATGACCAGCCACGCCGAGCCAGGGTTCAGAAAGGCCGGTGTCCTTGCCCTCGGCAACGTGGTCGAGGGTTCCCCGGATTTCGTCGCCTCCCAGATCGAGTCCATCATGCCATCTGTCATCGCCCTCCTGAACGATAACGATGTCGGCGTTCGTCACACGGCCTTGATTGGCCTTGCCCACCTTGCCGACGAGATTGCCGAGGAGCTTATTCCCTTCAACGAGGCTATCATGACCGGTCTAGTCAAGAACCTCCAGGCTGCCACTGCCGAGACTCAGGACCAGTCTCTTGCCAAGAAGAATATCGAGATCATCCGCTCCGTTTGCGGTGCTCTTGATGCCATGTCTGACGCCCTCGAATCCGACTTCATGAAGCAATACTCTGGTGAGCTTATTGGCCTCATCGGCGGTCTTATCAACCACGACAATCACAAGGTCAAGATCGCTGCCTCTGGCGCCCTGGGTGCCATTGCCGAGTCTCTGGGCTCCGACTTCAAGCCTTCTTTCGAGACGATTGTCCGTGCTCTTGCCCCTTACCTCCAGATCAAGAGCTCCGAGGATGACTTGGCTGTGCGCAGTGGTGTCTTGGATGCCATGGCTCGCATGGCGGTATCCGTCGGTGCCGAAGCTTTCCAACCATATGTGGTGGACATCATGCAGTCAAGCCACGAGGGACTCCACCTCGATAACACCCGCCTCAGGGAGTCCAGCTTCATTCTCTGGAGCAGCTTGGCCAAGGTCTACGGAAAGGAGTTTGCGCCCTTCTTGCCTGACGTTTTCCAGGCCCTTTTCAACAGCCTccagttggaggaggaggaaatgGTCCTCAAGCTGagcgaggaagagaagggaatTGTCGGCACCGATGACGACATCATCGCCGCTGGTaagaagatcaagatcaaggatctcgaggatgaggagagcttcatggaggaagacgatgatgacgatgagtGGGACGAGATTGGTGTTTCTCTCGAggcgctggagaaggaggttgctCTTGAGATCCTCGGTGACCTGCTCACCCACGCTTGCGGCCCTGCCGAGATTGCCCAATACCTCGAGAAGTCGATCGAGATGGTCGCCCCTCTCGCCGAGCACTCGTACGAGGGCTGCCGCAAGTGCGCTATTTCCACCTTGTGGCGTGCGTATGCGCGTGTCTGGCAGCTCATGGAGCAGGAGACTGGCAGCAGCTGGGAGCCCGGTCTTCCCCTCAAGCAGGCCCCCACCCAAACCATTGTCAAGCTTGGGGAGATTGTCACCAAGGCCACCAGCGCCATTTGGCAGCAAGAAGCCGACCG GTCTGTTGTTACCGACATCAACCGTAATGTTGCGGCCACTCTCAAGACCTGTGGACCGGCTATTATTGCCGACAACGTCTTCCTGACCGAGACCATCACTGCTGTTGGTGCCATCATCACTCGCTCCCACCCCTGCCAGCAGGATCTtggcgatgacgacgaggagcaggaggtgCTGGGTTCATCCGAGTACGACTGGCTTGTTATTGACACGGCCCTTGACGTCGTGATTGGCCTTGCTATTGCCCTCGGCCCTGACTTCAACGAGCTCTGGAAGATCTTCGAGAAGCCCATCCTCAAGTTCGCCGGTTCCGAGGCCGAGAACATTGAGAGGTCCACCGGCGTCGGCGTCATTGCTGAGTGCGCTGCCAACATGGGCGAGACTGTTACCCCCTACACCGAGAAGCTCCTGAAGCTGCTTCTCAAGCGCTTGTCGGATACGGACCAGGAGACCAAGAGTAATGCTGCGTATGCTGTTGGACAGCTCATCTTCAGTTCCACGGCTTCCAACATCTACCTTCCTCACTACCAGACCATTCTCCAAAAGCTTGAGCCCATGCTCCAGATCCCTGAGGCTCGCATCAAGGACAATGCTGCTGGCTGCCTCTGCCGCATGATCATGGCTCACGCTGACCAggtccctcttcctcacgTCCTCCCTGCTCTTGTCGGTCTCCTACCGCTGAAGGAGGACTTTGAGGAGAACACGCCTGTCTACCAGTGCATCAGCAAGTTGTTTGAGCTGAACGAGCCTACCATCCAAGGCCTCGCCCCCCAGCTTATTCCCGTGTTTGAGGCTGTCCTCAGCCCTCCCGCGGATCAGCTCGACGACGAGACCCGCGAGATTGTTCGCCACATGGTGCAAGGACTGTTCAAGCTCAACCAGGGACTGTTTAACAACCACCCAACCGTTTTGCAGTTGGCTGGTCTCGCTTGA